From a region of the Sulfitobacter alexandrii genome:
- a CDS encoding type IV secretion system protein has protein sequence MSVVAYFVETAEGYLDSAAETQFGAVAATVGTMLVLGTTLVVILVCLNMIYQYRSMDGRTAFWLAVKIGLIGIFATNWVQFNALASAILNGIDSIAGSLVASVGGGMPGPSGTFAEEFDQLIAALGDYLNAAGSELNWMAGALLDTLGVLLLSILGGLAAFIVVASRLMITLLIGIAPVMIFLTLFEVTKDYFARWLSALISFAIYPIVIAGVFATITGVSRALLAELGDPEGASNIGALLPFFMMVLMAKGFIIATPFIVRSVSGNIMMPALSAGFGGSYAFARGLAGSQQVYNRYAIGGATGAEYAALRARQFLGVQALPTRPNAAGGAPAAPSGDSSSTGARMLAQLARLNRLGRR, from the coding sequence ATGAGCGTCGTCGCGTATTTCGTGGAAACGGCCGAAGGCTATCTGGACTCAGCGGCGGAAACCCAGTTCGGGGCCGTGGCCGCCACGGTCGGAACGATGCTGGTCCTCGGGACGACGCTCGTGGTCATCCTCGTCTGTCTCAACATGATCTACCAATACCGTTCCATGGACGGCCGGACCGCCTTCTGGCTCGCCGTGAAGATCGGCCTGATTGGCATATTCGCGACCAACTGGGTCCAGTTCAACGCACTCGCATCCGCGATCCTGAACGGGATAGACAGCATCGCCGGATCGCTGGTCGCGTCGGTCGGCGGCGGGATGCCAGGTCCGTCTGGAACCTTCGCCGAGGAGTTCGATCAGCTCATCGCGGCGCTTGGGGATTACCTGAACGCAGCAGGCTCCGAGTTGAACTGGATGGCCGGCGCGCTTCTCGACACGCTCGGCGTTCTCCTGCTCTCGATCCTCGGAGGGCTGGCGGCCTTCATTGTCGTCGCCTCCAGGCTCATGATCACGCTGTTGATCGGGATCGCGCCGGTGATGATCTTCCTGACCCTCTTCGAGGTGACCAAGGACTATTTCGCGCGATGGCTCTCGGCGCTGATTTCCTTCGCGATCTACCCCATCGTCATCGCCGGCGTTTTCGCGACCATCACCGGGGTCTCGCGCGCATTGCTCGCCGAACTTGGTGATCCGGAGGGGGCTTCGAACATCGGCGCCCTCCTGCCCTTCTTCATGATGGTCCTCATGGCCAAGGGGTTCATCATCGCCACGCCCTTCATCGTCCGGTCGGTCTCCGGAAACATCATGATGCCGGCGCTTTCGGCGGGCTTTGGCGGAAGCTACGCCTTCGCCCGAGGCTTGGCAGGAAGTCAGCAAGTCTATAACCGATACGCCATCGGAGGCGCGACAGGCGCCGAATATGCCGCGCTTCGGGCCAGGCAGTTTCTCGGCGTACAGGCGCTCCCGACCCGCCCTAATGCCGCGGGTGGTGCGCCGGCTGCACCTTCAGGCGACTCATCTAGCACCGGTGCCCGCATGCTTGCGCAACTGGCACGGCTGAACAGGCTGGGCCGACGGTAG
- a CDS encoding ATPase, T2SS/T4P/T4SS family encodes MTLSYLQTSLDKLADAGRDDVIEICINPDGSCWGEFQGDHFMRALDQRLSVTELRDLGNQIASSANTTMSKDKPIVSVSITYRGRPIRAQVVTPPAVLAGMSISLRFFSNLPLDRIELSFLYGEERKLEELRQEKNRALREVVASGDIYAAIRFCVENKLNMIVSGGTSTGKTVAARKILSYVPDEERIVTIEEAAELLPAQPNAVTLIANRDAEFQSADVLLTATLRMRPDRIILGEVRGKEAMTFLEAINTGHGGSMTTLHAETPQLAVQRLAIAALKTEIPMTYQDMIQYIESSIDVIIQAGREDGERGITEFYLPGTELQERHNA; translated from the coding sequence ATGACGCTCTCCTATCTGCAGACCTCACTCGACAAGCTCGCGGACGCCGGTCGCGACGACGTCATCGAGATATGCATCAACCCCGACGGCTCTTGCTGGGGTGAGTTCCAAGGGGATCACTTCATGCGCGCGCTGGACCAGCGCCTGAGCGTCACCGAGCTGCGCGATCTCGGCAACCAGATCGCGTCGTCGGCCAATACGACGATGAGCAAGGACAAGCCCATCGTCTCGGTCTCTATCACCTATCGGGGCCGACCGATCCGTGCCCAGGTCGTGACCCCGCCCGCCGTCCTCGCGGGCATGTCGATCTCGCTGCGATTCTTCTCCAACCTGCCGCTCGACCGGATCGAACTCAGCTTCCTCTACGGCGAAGAACGCAAGCTCGAGGAACTGCGCCAGGAGAAGAACCGCGCGCTGCGCGAGGTCGTCGCCTCCGGTGACATCTACGCGGCCATCCGCTTCTGCGTCGAAAACAAGCTCAACATGATCGTCTCCGGCGGCACCTCGACCGGCAAGACCGTCGCGGCGCGCAAGATCCTCTCCTACGTTCCCGACGAGGAACGTATCGTCACCATCGAAGAGGCGGCGGAACTGCTGCCCGCCCAGCCCAATGCCGTAACGCTCATCGCCAACCGCGACGCGGAGTTCCAGTCCGCCGACGTGCTCCTGACCGCGACGCTGCGCATGCGGCCCGACCGCATCATCCTCGGCGAGGTGCGCGGCAAAGAGGCCATGACCTTCCTCGAGGCGATCAACACCGGCCATGGCGGCTCGATGACAACACTCCACGCCGAGACCCCACAACTCGCCGTCCAGCGGCTGGCCATCGCAGCGCTCAAGACCGAGATCCCAATGACCTACCAGGACATGATCCAATACATCGAGAGCTCGATCGACGTGATTATCCAGGCCGGCCGCGAGGACGGCGAACGCGGCATCACCGAATTCTATCTCCCTGGAACCGAATTGCAGGAAAGGCACAATGCATGA
- a CDS encoding type IV secretory system conjugative DNA transfer family protein — MGGVGKGRLALGVALVTLVAIAIGYVIASAVISFRDLGFRAEIDFFYIVQNYRAIGAARPDDFRLINLIMGGAGVAGLMMSLAMSGSALTRFGYTHWQTRREMKRNGFFGAPGTGFVIGKLGKPSSRAPFLCSKTFPHALIVAPTGRGKTTGFVIPNLLTWQGSAVVLDVKGECFEASARHRAAQGDEVFRFAPTDWEDRRTHRYNPLLRIYELKDPARQQMELQLLATLFLQNDNDRVQGLLKGGIDLFVAAGLLAFQRRRPTLGEIYRIAASGGQKQKEYLARAHEVQNAAARLIFTRLASTNNDTLTSYVSLLMTSGLDQWQNPAIDDATATSDFDFRTIRKKPFSVYLVVQPLMVKPLAPLIRLFFSDLLSALQDKEPGPDEPWPVMIMLDEFNRLGKMPIVAESIEVLRAYRGHLAVVTQTIPAIDEIYGENTRRALQGNAGIKLYLTPSDEKTVEELSKAVGKTTKTVVTRSRAVGKNPFEGRSQSERTEEVSLLPEDEARRLPLDEIVVVVDAQMPVRAKRVVYFEDPFFKGIHAAQEGELPFPTGPVPPMGELPLSVRAMPTAPRGSGLTERDFEARMGLTEGGGIAPLESGPAQAPRRGRAAVLADDQRQMEMEFGRQADLEVEAASENDVARVQDAVSDLERLEAEMSGSEANVSETGEKFGLG, encoded by the coding sequence ATGGGAGGGGTAGGGAAGGGCCGCCTCGCCCTCGGCGTCGCGCTGGTCACACTGGTCGCTATCGCGATCGGCTATGTCATCGCCTCGGCCGTGATCAGTTTCCGGGACCTGGGTTTCCGGGCCGAGATCGACTTCTTCTATATCGTGCAGAACTACCGCGCCATCGGGGCCGCCCGTCCCGACGACTTCCGCCTGATCAACCTGATCATGGGCGGGGCCGGGGTGGCGGGCCTCATGATGAGCCTTGCGATGTCGGGCTCGGCGCTCACCCGGTTCGGCTATACCCATTGGCAGACCCGCCGCGAGATGAAGCGGAACGGCTTCTTCGGCGCGCCGGGCACGGGCTTTGTGATCGGCAAGCTTGGAAAGCCAAGCTCGCGTGCGCCGTTCCTGTGTTCCAAGACCTTTCCCCATGCGTTGATCGTAGCGCCGACCGGGCGCGGCAAGACCACCGGCTTCGTCATTCCGAACCTCCTGACCTGGCAGGGCTCAGCGGTGGTGCTCGACGTAAAGGGAGAATGCTTCGAGGCCTCGGCCCGCCACCGGGCGGCGCAGGGTGACGAAGTGTTCCGCTTCGCGCCCACGGATTGGGAGGACAGGCGGACGCATCGCTACAACCCACTTCTGCGCATCTATGAGCTCAAAGACCCGGCCCGCCAGCAGATGGAGTTGCAGCTCCTGGCCACACTCTTCCTGCAGAACGACAACGACCGTGTTCAGGGGCTTCTCAAAGGGGGGATCGATCTCTTCGTCGCGGCCGGGCTACTCGCGTTCCAACGCCGCAGGCCGACGCTCGGCGAGATATACCGCATCGCCGCCTCGGGCGGGCAGAAGCAGAAGGAATATCTCGCGCGCGCCCATGAGGTCCAAAACGCCGCGGCGCGGCTGATCTTCACACGGCTGGCGTCCACCAACAACGATACGCTGACATCCTATGTCTCGCTCCTGATGACCTCGGGCCTCGATCAATGGCAGAACCCGGCGATCGACGATGCGACGGCGACCTCGGACTTCGACTTCCGGACGATCCGCAAGAAACCCTTCAGCGTCTACCTCGTCGTCCAGCCCCTCATGGTGAAACCCCTCGCACCTCTGATCCGGCTCTTCTTCTCGGACCTGCTGTCGGCGCTTCAGGACAAGGAACCGGGTCCGGACGAGCCCTGGCCGGTTATGATCATGCTCGACGAGTTCAACCGGCTCGGAAAGATGCCGATCGTGGCCGAGAGCATCGAGGTGCTGCGCGCCTATCGCGGGCATCTCGCGGTGGTGACCCAGACCATCCCGGCCATCGACGAGATCTACGGCGAGAACACGCGGCGCGCCTTGCAGGGCAACGCCGGGATCAAGCTCTACCTGACGCCCTCCGACGAGAAGACCGTCGAGGAGCTGAGCAAGGCGGTCGGCAAGACCACGAAAACCGTCGTCACGCGGTCCCGCGCGGTCGGGAAGAACCCGTTCGAGGGCCGCAGCCAATCGGAGCGGACGGAGGAGGTGTCGCTCCTGCCCGAGGATGAGGCGCGGCGCCTGCCGCTCGACGAGATCGTCGTCGTCGTGGACGCCCAGATGCCGGTCCGGGCCAAGCGCGTGGTGTATTTCGAGGACCCATTCTTCAAGGGCATCCATGCCGCCCAGGAGGGGGAGCTACCCTTCCCGACGGGGCCGGTCCCTCCGATGGGGGAATTGCCCCTGAGCGTCAGGGCGATGCCCACGGCGCCGCGGGGGTCAGGTCTCACGGAACGTGATTTCGAGGCCAGGATGGGGCTAACAGAAGGCGGAGGGATTGCACCCCTTGAGTCCGGTCCGGCTCAAGCGCCTCGGCGCGGCCGCGCCGCTGTTCTTGCGGATGATCAGCGGCAGATGGAGATGGAGTTCGGGCGGCAGGCAGATCTGGAGGTGGAGGCTGCGTCCGAAAACGACGTCGCCCGAGTTCAGGACGCCGTGAGTGATCTCGAGCGGTTGGAGGCGGAGATGTCCGGTTCGGAAGCAAACGTCAGCGAGACGGGCGAGAAATTCGGGCTTGGCTGA